The stretch of DNA TCTCCGCCGATGGCCTGACCGTCGACCCCGGGCCGTAGGTGCGCGGGCCGGCCTGGCGGCCGACCGCGTCGGAGACGTTGCGCACGATATCCTCGGCGACGTCGCGGGCGGTGGCCAGCACCGCGAGGTTGACCTTCAGCAGTTCGGCGAACAGTGCATGCTTGGCGCGCATCGCCTCGACGGCCGCGGGCGCATGGCGAGCGAGGGCGACCGAGTTGGCCTTCACGCGGCTGCGGATGCGCACGTAGGCGGCGGCGAGGCGCGATTTGTCGATCGCCATGTCGCCGGCCTGGAGGAGCGCGCCGGCGCGGACCAGCCTAGTCTCTTCCTCGATGACGCCGATCAGCCCGTCCATGGTGGCGTCGAG from Prosthecomicrobium sp. N25 encodes:
- a CDS encoding flagellar protein FlgN produces the protein MNPEFVPSEDNAEILVMTPAGAESILAELDATMDGLIGVIEEETRLVRAGALLQAGDMAIDKSRLAAAYVRIRSRVKANSVALARHAPAAVEAMRAKHALFAELLKVNLAVLATARDVAEDIVRNVSDAVGRQAGPRTYGPGSTVRPSAETGARGLALDRNL